A single Amphiura filiformis chromosome 19, Afil_fr2py, whole genome shotgun sequence DNA region contains:
- the LOC140140948 gene encoding general transcription factor IIE subunit 1-like: MSTAPVIAPEPGVLTEVPDELKRLAKYIMRGFYSVEHALIIDILTRSPIVREDDMAVLLKFDKKQLRILLNKLKCEKLVKQTMRMETQADGRTNRQYYYFINYKVFVNVVKYKLDKMRQKTESKERDSTCKALFKCPQCLREYNEYDAGELMDPMTGLMHCILCGAEVHEDETAVPKKDAYTQMANFNEQLKIIFDLLKQVEHVKLSQSLLEPSPLLAGEKRTAGGTQKQAGPHTHWSGDSTRNMGDIYNQQVTINVGDEVTAQKSDVPAKERPIWLTDSTVEGAITEPMEAKSGGSGGPTSPTQAASKKTNEEIMRALLAHESKTGAVQPVIPDDNKSDESDASASEDEFPSTSTMPVTNDSTMQMDSGDEDDEEEEEEVMVMVGGKLVPFQDVTDEQVAQMSHAEKEEYIKLGQEAYSAMYD, from the exons ATGTCGACCGCACCCGTTATTGCACCAGAACCTGGTGTCCTCACAGAAGTCCCTGATGAGTTGAAGCGACTCGCAAAGTACATCATGCGAGGGTTCTACTCGGTGGAGCACGCCCTCATCATTGATATCTTAACGAGGAGTCCGATTGTGAGAGAAGATGACATGGCTGTGTTGCTCAAGTTTGATAAAAAACAATTGAGGATTTTACTGAATAAGTTGAAATGTGAGAAGCTAGTGAAACAGACGATGAGGATGGAGACTCAGGCGGATGGCAGAACCAACCGACAGTATTATTACTTCATCAATTACAAG GTTTTTGTCAATGTAGTGAAATACAAGCTGGACAAAATGAGACAAAAAACAGAAAGTAAAGAGAGAGATTCCACCTGTAAAGCACTCTTTAAATGTCCACAATGTCTGAGGGAATATAATGAATATGATGCAG GTGAGCTGATGGACCCTATGACAGGCCTAATGCACTGCATACTGTGCGGAGCTGAAGTACACGAAGACGAGACCGCTGTACCCAAGAAGGACGCATACACACAGATGGCCAACTTCAACGAAcaactgaaaattatttttgaCCTTCTCAAGCAGGTAGAGCATGTGAAATTGTCACAGAGTTTATTAGAGCCATCACCTCTATTGGCCGGAGAAAAAAG AACCGCAGGAGGTACTCAAAAACAAGCAGGACCACACACTCACTGGAGTGGAGATTCAACAAGAAACATGGGTGACATCTACAACCAGCAAGTCACCATCAATGTTGGAGACGAAGTTACTGCACAGAAATCGGACGTACCTGCCAAAGAGCGCCCTATATGGCTTACAGATAgtaccgttgagggcgctataactgAGCCAATGGAGGCCAAATCTGGTGGCAGTGGCGGACCGACAAGTCCAACACAAGCAGCCAGTAAGAAGACGAACGAGGAAATCATGCGTGCCTTACTCGCGCACGAGAGTAAAACCGGGGCCGTGCAACCGGTGATACCGGACGATAATAAAAGCGATGAAAGTGACGCGAGCGCTTCAGAAGACGAGTTTCCTTCTACGTCAACAATGCCAGTTACAAATGATAGCACGATGCAGATGGATAGTGGAGATGAGGATGacgaggaggaagaagaggaggtgATGGTTATGGTTGGCGGGAAACTGGTTCCGTTCCAGGATGTGACTGATGAACAGGTTGCGCAGATGTCGCACGCAGAGAAAGAGGAGTATATCAAGCTAGGACAAGAAGCGTACTCTGCTATGTATGACTGA
- the LOC140140394 gene encoding uncharacterized protein, whose protein sequence is MSEEGNRRNLEVLEEEKDLGVKFDPSLTFSKHVDMVANRANRMVGIIRRTFDYINKDMLKILYKSLVRPHLEYANCIWSPVLHRDNVRIERVQRRATKIVADLKEMAYEERLKELDLPTLAYRRLREI, encoded by the coding sequence ATGTCAGAAGAAGGTAATAGAAGAAATTTAGAAGTACTAGAAGAAGAGAAAGATTTGGgagtgaaatttgacccctcgttGACCTTTTCAAAGCATGTTGATATGGTTGCCAATAGAGCCAACAGGATGGTTGGAATCATAAGGAGAACATTTGATTACATCAATAAAGATATGCTGAAGATTCTGTACAAAAGTCTAGTGCGTCCACACCTAGAATATGCAAATTGTATTTGGAGTCCAGTTCTACACAGAGATAATGTAAGGATTGAGAGAGTACAGAGAAGAGCCACAAAAATTGTTGCAGACCTGAAAGAGATGGCGTATGAAGAGAGATTGAAAGAGCTTGATTTACCCACATTAGCCTACAGAAGATTAAGGGAGATTTGA